The sequence ACTAAAACCATTCCCGGCCAATATTGTATGCCGGGCTTCTGCTAAATAAAATTTCATCCGATTTTCATTTTGGCTTAAACCTTTTTTAAATTGCTATGTCTTATCATCACTACATTTAGCTAATACCCCAATCATGAATAACGCCAGGCAAATTAAACACTTGTACGCGCGGGCCGGCTTTGGCATCCGGTTTGAAGACCTGCACGACCGCGTCAACTGGTCCATTAAAAAAACCGTAAAAAAGCTTTTTGAAACATCGGCCGTAAGCCAGCCCATTACCGTGGTTGACGAAAACCTTGACCTGCGCTATCATAAAGATCAAACCGAAGAAGAAAAAAAGGTGATACAGGACCTGCGCAACAAGCAGGAAAAAGGCCTTAACGCTGCCTGGTTTACACAGATGAATGATAGCGAGGCCCAACTGCGCGAAAAGATGACCCTGTTTTGGCACAACCATTTTGCCTGCAACATTGGCAACTCGTATTATGCCCAGCAACTAAACAATATACAACGCGCCAATGCCTTAGGTAATTTTAAAACCCTGCTGATACAGGTATCGCAAACGCCGGCCATGTTGCAGTTTTTAAATAACCAGCAAAACGTAAAGGCGCACCCTAACGAGAACTTCGCGCGCGAGTTGATGGAGCTGTTTACCATTGGCCGCGGGCATTATACCGAGCAGGATATTAAAGAATCGGCCCGGGCTTTTACCGGCTGGCAGTACGACGGAAAAACGGCCAGCTACGTTTTTCGCCCCGGTGTGCACGATACTGGTTTGAAGACCTTTATGAACAATACCGCAAATTTTTGCGGTGAGGACATTATCGATATCATCCTTAAAAATCCGTTAACGGCCAAATACATCTGCACCAAACTGTATAAATATTTGGTGAATGAGGTGCCCGACGATACCCACGTAGAGCAAATGACCAATGTGTTTTACAAGGGCAATTACGAGATCGGCCCGCTATTGGAATTTGTGTTTACATCCGACTGGTTTTATGAGGATAAGAATACCGGAAACCTGGTAAAATCGCCGGTGGAGTTTTTAGTGGGACTGAACCGCCAGTTTTATGTGAAATATGATAACCCCGATGTGCTGCTGCAGTTTCAACGTACGCTGGGGCAGGTGCTGTTTCGCCCGCCAAATGTGGCAGGTTGGCCCGGCGGCCGCAGTTGGATAGACAGCTCATCGCTGATGTACCGCATGAAGATCCCATCAACCGTGCTGAGCGCCGGGGTGATAGACTTTAGCGGCAAGGCCACGCCCGAGGATGAGGCCTACCTGGCATCTATGCGAAAGCAACAATTTAGCGTGATCAAACGGACACAATCGGTACCGGATTGGGACAAGTTTTTGCAGCGGATCCCCATGAAAACAACGCACCAGGAAGTAGCCGAATTTATGCTGGAGCCTAAGCTTAACACCACCCTGGTTGCCGAAGTAAACAGGATGACAGATATAAAAACAATGGTGATACAGGTGGTGAGCACGCCGGAGTATCAGCTTTGCTAGTCCGAAAGACGGGAAGACCGGAAGTCGGAAAGACGATACTTATTGAAGAAACATCTTCCGGACTTCCGGTCTTTGCGGACTTCCGGACTTTTCAAAATTGAAAGATGGAAAGAAGAGACTTTTTAAAGAAAACAGCGCTGGCATCGGGCGCGTTGATGATACCGGCTTTTTTAAAGCCGTTCGAGGCCTTTGCCATGGATGCCCTGAGCGGGTATAAAAACCTGGTCATCATCCAGCTATCGGGCGGCAACGATGGTTTGAATACCGTGGTTCCCTTTGGTAACGACATCTATTACCAAAAGCGCAAAACCATTGCGCTTGCGCAGGATAAGGTGATTGGCCTGACCGATATGCTGGGGCTTAACCCTAACTTATCGGCCCTGAAGGAAATTTACGATCAGGGTTGGATGAGCATCATCAATTCGGTAGGGTATCCCAATCCGGACAGGTCGCACTTCCGGTCGATGGATATCTGGCAAACCGGCAGTGATGCCAATCAGTTTCTTACCACCGGCTGGATAGGCCGCTACCTGGATAGCAATTGCCAAACCTGCAGCAACCCGTATACGGCTATAGAGGTGGATGATACCCTCTCGCTGGCGATGAAGGGGGCTAATTTGAAGGGCATTGCCGTGCAGGACCCCAACCGCCTGTTTCAAAGTACCCGCGAACCCTTTTTTAAAGACCTGGTGCAGGATAAGCACGATGCCGCACACCTGAGCGAGGATAACCTGGGCTACTTGTACAAAACCATGATAGAGACGTATTCATCGGCAGATTATATTCAAAAAACATCCAAAACGTACAACGTAACAGCAACCTACCCTGCAACCGGTCTTGGTAACCAGCTGAAGAATATTTCCAAATTCATTAACTCGGGTTTGCAAACACGTATCTACTATGTATCGCTGGGAGGTTTTGATACACACGTTGGCCAGCAGGATCAGCAAGGCCGGCAGTTAAAAACATATGGCGATGCAGTTGCTGCCTTTGTAAAAGACCTGAAGTCGACTGGAAAACTGGATGATACCCTGATCATGACCTTCTCTGAATTTGGCCGCCGGGTAGAACAGAACGCCAGCAACGGCACCGACCACGGTACAGCCAACAATGTATTTATCTTCGGCGGCAAGCTGGCCAAAGCAGGTATCTATAACGATGCGCCCAATCTAAACGATCTGGAAAATGGAGACCTAAAATACCAGGTAGATTTTAGGGATGTTTACGCCACTCTTTTAGATAAATGGCTGGAGGTAAACAACAGCCAGGTGCTGAAT comes from Mucilaginibacter mali and encodes:
- a CDS encoding DUF1800 domain-containing protein — encoded protein: MNNARQIKHLYARAGFGIRFEDLHDRVNWSIKKTVKKLFETSAVSQPITVVDENLDLRYHKDQTEEEKKVIQDLRNKQEKGLNAAWFTQMNDSEAQLREKMTLFWHNHFACNIGNSYYAQQLNNIQRANALGNFKTLLIQVSQTPAMLQFLNNQQNVKAHPNENFARELMELFTIGRGHYTEQDIKESARAFTGWQYDGKTASYVFRPGVHDTGLKTFMNNTANFCGEDIIDIILKNPLTAKYICTKLYKYLVNEVPDDTHVEQMTNVFYKGNYEIGPLLEFVFTSDWFYEDKNTGNLVKSPVEFLVGLNRQFYVKYDNPDVLLQFQRTLGQVLFRPPNVAGWPGGRSWIDSSSLMYRMKIPSTVLSAGVIDFSGKATPEDEAYLASMRKQQFSVIKRTQSVPDWDKFLQRIPMKTTHQEVAEFMLEPKLNTTLVAEVNRMTDIKTMVIQVVSTPEYQLC
- a CDS encoding DUF1501 domain-containing protein; translation: MERRDFLKKTALASGALMIPAFLKPFEAFAMDALSGYKNLVIIQLSGGNDGLNTVVPFGNDIYYQKRKTIALAQDKVIGLTDMLGLNPNLSALKEIYDQGWMSIINSVGYPNPDRSHFRSMDIWQTGSDANQFLTTGWIGRYLDSNCQTCSNPYTAIEVDDTLSLAMKGANLKGIAVQDPNRLFQSTREPFFKDLVQDKHDAAHLSEDNLGYLYKTMIETYSSADYIQKTSKTYNVTATYPATGLGNQLKNISKFINSGLQTRIYYVSLGGFDTHVGQQDQQGRQLKTYGDAVAAFVKDLKSTGKLDDTLIMTFSEFGRRVEQNASNGTDHGTANNVFIFGGKLAKAGIYNDAPNLNDLENGDLKYQVDFRDVYATLLDKWLEVNNSQVLNKNFSGLNFI